The proteins below are encoded in one region of Ascaphus truei isolate aAscTru1 chromosome 10, aAscTru1.hap1, whole genome shotgun sequence:
- the JUN gene encoding transcription factor Jun, translating into MTAKMEPTFYDDALNAAFAHTDAAGYGYSAKLLKQSLTLNLSDTTGIATKPHLRNKAAELLSSPDFLNLASPDLERLIIQSSNGMVTTTPTPTQFLCPKHVTDEQEGFADGFVRALAELHNQNHLPVVTSAAPAASTGLTPVSSMAGNTGFSNTCEPPVYANLNSCNPGAITPAPAYTGMGFSPPLPHHSNPPMQHPRLQALKEEPQTVPEMPGETPPLSPINMESQERIKAERKRMRNRIAASKCRKRKLERISRLEDKVKNLKSQNSELSSTANVLREQVAQLKQKVMNHVNSGCQLMLTQQLQTF; encoded by the coding sequence ATGACTGCAAAGATGGAGCCTACTTTCTACGACGATGCGCTGAACGCTGCTTTTGCCCACACCGACGCGGCCGGCTACGGATACAGCGCCAAGCTGCTGAAGCAGAGCCTTACTCTCAACCTGTCCGACACCACCGGCATAGCCACCAAGCCTCACCTGCGGAACAAGGCCGCCGAGCTCCTCTCCTCCCCGGACTTCCTCAACCTGGCCTCCCCTGACCTGGAGAGGCTCATCATCCAGTCCAGCAACGGCATGGTCACCACCACCCCTACCCCAACGCAGTTCCTCTGCCCCAAACATGTCACCGACGAGCAGGAGGGCTTTGCGGATGGGTTTGTCAGGGCGCTGGCAGAACTTCACAACCAGAACCACCTGCCAGTGGTTACCTCTGCTGCTCCAGCTGCCAGCACTGGGCTGACACCTGTCTCCTCCATGGCTGGTAACACGGGTTTCAGCAACACTTGTGAGCCACCTGTGTATGCCAATCTGAACAGCTGCAACCCTGGTGCCATCACCCCAGCGCCTGCCTACACTGGCATGGGTTTTAGCCCTCCTCTTCCGCATCACAGCAACCCCCCAATGCAGCACCCCAGGCTGCAGGCTCTGAAAGAAGAGCCACAGACTGTGCCCGAGATGCCAGGGGAGACCCCTCCGCTGTCACCCATTAACATGGAGTCCCAGGAGCGGATTAAAGCGGAGAGGAAGCGCATGAGGAACAGGATCGCAGCGTCCAAGTGCAGAAAGAGGAAGCTGGAAAGGATTTCCAGGCTGGAAGATAAAGTGAAAAACTTAAAATCCCAGAACTCTGAACTCTCCTCCACAGCCAACGTGCTCCGGGAACAGGTCGCCCAACTCAAGCAGAAAGTCATGAACCATGTCAACAGTGGCTGCCAGCTCATGCTAACACAGCAGCTGCAAACATTTTGA